The following nucleotide sequence is from Pseudomonadota bacterium.
GAGCGCAATCCCCTCGATGTACCGGATCACCCACGACGGCGCGGAGAGGCTTGCGCACGCCGCCAGCGCGAGGAGCAGGCAGAGCGCCAGCATCGAGAGCGAGAGCGGGCTGCGACGGGGGCGTCCCTGAAGGGCGTCGCGAAAGCCCTGCATCGAAGCGAATCGGTCGGCGGCTCGCGCGCTCGTGGCCCTCGAGAGGGCGGCTTCCAGCGAGGGGGAGACCGCAACCCCGAGATCGCGCAGCGGAGGGAACGAGAAGCCGAAGCTCGCCGGATCACGTCGGGTCAGGAGCTCGAACAAGGTCACGCCCAGCCCGTAGACATCGGCGCGCTCGTCGGTGGCCAGGCCCCCGTACTGCTCTGGGGCGGCGTAGCCTGGCGTGCCCAGCGCCACGGTGTCTTTCGGGCTCTCGGTGCGCACCCGGGCCGCGCCGAAGTCGACGAGAACGAGCCGGCCGTCCGGACGAACCATGATGTTCGACGGCTTCAGATCGCGATAGATCACAGGAGGGCTCTGGGCGTGCAGATGCCCCAGGATCTCGGCCAGCTCGAGCCCCCAGGTGCGCACCTGGCTCTCAGTGGGGGGGTGGTCGCCGAGCCGGAGCAGGTGCTCGAGATCGTGTCCGGGCACGCGTTCGAGAACCAGCACCGTGCGGTCGTCTTGGGCGAAGAGGTCGATCGCGCGCACGATTCCGGGGTGGTCGAGGCGGTTGAGCATCTCGCGCTCCTTGACCAGCGTGCTCGAACGCTCGAAATCGGCCGAGAGGGCTGATTTGAGAACCACCTCGCGACCGCTCTCCAGGTCGCGGCCGACGAACACCGTCGACATCGTGCCCTCGTGCAGCACGTCCACTTCGTAGCGCTTCCGGATGAGCAGGCGTTCGCCCGACGGGATGCTCGCCATGACGGGGTCTCCGTTCGCTTTGTATCGGGCTGCTTCGAGGTGGAAGCCGACGACTCGATGAAGTATAATGCATTTCGAACGCTCTTTGGAGGGCACTCTGATGAAGTCACGCGCCGCGATGACTGTCGCGCTCGCTGCCTGCCTGCTGTCGGGCACGGCCTATCTCTCGTATCGCGCAGGGCGGGGAGGCGCTGCGCCACCCGGCAGTGCTTCGGTTGCGCGCGCGACGGCGGAGGCGGGCGAGGCCTCAGGCGCCCCTCCGGCCACGAACGGCGAGAGGGGCGCTCGCGCCGCGCGAAGCCGCCATCGCCACGACGGGTATCGCTCCGCCGCTTTCTGGAGCGGCATGGCGCTTCCCCCGCTCGCGTCGAGAGACGACGAATGGGTCGACGCCACGGTCGAGAGATGGCGCGTGCGCGGAGGGGAGACTGCCTACGATCAGCTGGGGTGGGCCCGCACCCTCCCCGAGGCGCTCAAGCTTGCGCGCCAGCACCATCGACTGGTGTTCCTGCTGGTCGATCGCGGCAACGTCTTCCAGTGCAGGGCCTGAAACGAGGGTTGCGAGTGGAGGACCGTGCTGTTCTCCGACCCCGAGTTCGTGAAGCTGCTCAACAGCTATTGTGTGACGGCCACCATCAACGTGTATCCGGTCGAGGCCGGCGACGGCGTGTCCACGGCTGATGCCGATTGGGTTCGCGCCAATGCGCCGGATCTCGTCCCTCTTCTCGATCAGCGCATCCGACTCGGCCCGGCCGTCATCTCGCCGGACTGGAAGTCGTTCAGCCGCATCTACATGGAGCATCAGAACCAGATGCGCGAGGCCAGCATCAATGGCCTCATGCGTATCGTCGACGCCCATCACGTCGAGAAGAGACCGCCCGTGCTGAAACCCTCCACCCGCATGCCGGCGGGGCTTGCCCCGACTGATCTGCTGCTGCGTCTCTCCGCTCGATTCCTCACGCCTGATCAGCTCGAGAAGCCGGTCGCGTATCGGCTGCCCAAGGGCTTGCCCTTCCGCTTTCCCCTCGAGGCGCACCGCGGGGCCGATGATGAGGTGCGCAGCATGTACCAGCTGCGCCTGCGTGCACCGGCGGCTACGAAGGAGTGGGTGGTGCTTCCGAAGCAGCGGTGCGACGCCCTGCTGCCAGCTCCTGGGGCGGCCGTGGGGCAGTCGTGGGAGATCGACGCCAAGACGGCCACCGAGCTGCTCTGGCTCGTGCGTCCCACGACGCATCAGTACCGCATCTCCCGGGAGGACGTGAAGTCTCTTCGGTTGCGCGCCACGCTCGAAGGGCCCAACCGGGTGAAGCTCGAGGGTGCGCTGCGTGTGCGCCAGTACTGGTTCCCCACCTCTGACGAGGGCATCTGGAAGGGAGACACCCTCGTAGACAACCACTGGGGCGAGACGGCGGTGTGCGGCTATCTCACGTTCGATGCCACGACGCGTCGCGTTGACGCGCTCCGTCTTGCAACCAGCGACGCCATGTACCGCGGCATCGATGACACCCAGCTCCCGTTCGTTGTCGTGGCCTACAGCGTGAATCCCCAGACGGTCTCGCGAGAGGAGCACGAAGATTGCGCACAGCCGCGGCGCAGGTAGACGAGACGACGCGCGCAAGACCTTCGGCGCACGCGCGTCGCGCCATCGTGGTCGTGGGGGTGCTGCTCGGGTTGAACGTGGTGGCCTGGAAGGCGCTGCAGCCGCTGTCGCGCGCGGTCGACCCCGCACAGGCGCCCGTGACCGTGTCGCCGTCCGCGATCACGCGGGCGGAACCGCCGCGGGGGGAGTCGCTCTCCACCCACCTGCGCGCCGCTTCTCGGAGCTTTGCGTCGTACCTCGAGGGGGTGCGCACCGCCGCGACGAAGGCCGAGCTTGAAGCACGGGCCCGTCAAGCCGAGA
It contains:
- a CDS encoding serine/threonine protein kinase, with protein sequence MASIPSGERLLIRKRYEVDVLHEGTMSTVFVGRDLESGREVVLKSALSADFERSSTLVKEREMLNRLDHPGIVRAIDLFAQDDRTVLVLERVPGHDLEHLLRLGDHPPTESQVRTWGLELAEILGHLHAQSPPVIYRDLKPSNIMVRPDGRLVLVDFGAARVRTESPKDTVALGTPGYAAPEQYGGLATDERADVYGLGVTLFELLTRRDPASFGFSFPPLRDLGVAVSPSLEAALSRATSARAADRFASMQGFRDALQGRPRRSPLSLSMLALCLLLALAACASLSAPSWVIRYIEGIAL